The Argiope bruennichi chromosome 9, qqArgBrue1.1, whole genome shotgun sequence genome contains a region encoding:
- the LOC129985308 gene encoding cuticle protein 14-like — translation MFFLFVLSCVALSQASQILPAILPHAQPYNFGYAIRDHTSDQYRQEKGNGLGGVVGSYGFKDARGIVRNVNYVADHAGFRAQVNTNEPGTANQNPAAVLVNSHQPVVVKAVAPIHPVPVVKPVHPVPVVAAHGDYRFGHGYADNLGYYGGVNFALPLIGGAVRGYDSRFANVIV, via the exons atgttttttctaTTTGTACTTTCTTGCGTGGCTTTATCTCAAGCCTCCCAGATTTTGCCGGCt attcttccTCATGCTCAGCCTTACAACTTCGGCTATGCAATTAGGGATCACACCAGTGACCAATACAGACAAGAGAAAGGAAATGGACTCGGAGGTGTAGTGGGAAGCTATGGTTTCAAAGACGCCAGAGGAATCGTTCGTAACGTCAATTACGTCGCTGACCATGCTGGATTCAGAGCACAGGTCAACACAAACGAGCCAGGCACCGCCAATCAGAACCCTGCAGCCGTTCTTGTCAATTCTCATCAGCCTGTTGTAGTCAAGGCAGTGGCTCCCATCCATCCAGTTCCCGTAGTCAAACCTGTCCATCCTGTTCCCGTGGTCGCTGCTCATGGAGATTACAGATTCGGACATGGATACGCAGATAACTTGGGATACTATGGAGGCGTCAACTTTGCTTTGCCTTTAATCGGAGGAGCTGTCAGAGGATACGACAGCCGATTTGCTAATGTGATTGTTTAA